One genomic region from Longimicrobiaceae bacterium encodes:
- a CDS encoding ABC transporter permease: MSITSPLRGRLVRLDRYKREISAAIAFAALLLVVAVVAPGFFTAANLRDLALNNASVLLIAIGATLVILTGEIDISVGSMFAVSSVAVGWFAREGVPIPMLLPLALLVGAVMGAINGVLVGYLRLPSIIVTLAMLVAWRDALRWVTQGAWIQDLPANFQWFGLGQPVATGLIIGTSVVVLTAGAWALRNLAVGRAIYAVGSDSEAARLAGISPQRIVFLVFVLMGVLVGLAGLLNAVRFNAVPANSGLGLELKAIAAVVVGGTAITGGRGRLVGTLIGVALLGTIGTALTFLGINPFWEKAIQGAIILAALVSDAVLGRLEQHVRERNLLRAAAGQH; encoded by the coding sequence GTGTCCATCACCTCACCCCTGCGCGGTAGACTCGTGCGTCTCGATCGCTACAAGCGCGAGATCTCGGCAGCGATCGCCTTCGCGGCGTTGCTACTGGTGGTGGCGGTGGTGGCACCCGGCTTCTTCACCGCGGCCAACCTGCGCGACCTGGCGCTGAACAACGCCTCGGTGTTGCTGATCGCCATCGGGGCCACCCTGGTGATCCTCACCGGAGAGATCGACATCTCGGTAGGGTCGATGTTCGCGGTGTCCAGCGTGGCGGTGGGATGGTTCGCCCGCGAGGGGGTGCCGATTCCCATGCTGCTCCCGCTCGCCCTGCTGGTGGGCGCGGTCATGGGGGCGATCAACGGCGTGCTGGTGGGCTATCTGCGCCTCCCCTCGATCATCGTCACGTTGGCGATGCTGGTCGCCTGGCGCGATGCGCTGCGCTGGGTGACGCAGGGCGCGTGGATCCAGGATCTGCCCGCCAACTTCCAGTGGTTCGGGCTGGGGCAGCCGGTCGCCACCGGGCTGATCATCGGCACTTCCGTCGTCGTGTTGACCGCCGGGGCCTGGGCCCTCCGCAACCTGGCCGTGGGGCGGGCCATCTATGCGGTGGGCTCCGACAGCGAGGCGGCGCGGCTGGCGGGGATCTCGCCGCAGCGGATCGTCTTCCTCGTCTTCGTGTTGATGGGGGTGTTGGTCGGGCTCGCCGGGCTGCTGAACGCCGTGCGCTTCAACGCCGTACCCGCCAACTCCGGCCTCGGTCTCGAGCTGAAGGCGATCGCCGCGGTGGTGGTGGGCGGCACCGCGATCACCGGGGGACGAGGGCGGCTGGTGGGGACCCTCATCGGCGTGGCGCTGCTCGGGACGATCGGCACCGCCCTCACCTTCCTCGGCATCAACCCCTTCTGGGAGAAAGCGATTCAGGGGGCGATCATCCTCGCGGCGCTGGTCTCCGACGCCGTGCTGGGGCGCCTGGAGCAACATGTCAGAGAACGTAATCTCCTACGCGCCGCCGCGGGTCAGCACTGA